The window TGTATAGGCGCGTACCGAGCGATGATTAAACAGCGTTTCGATGGTGGCATTGACCTCATCCGGAGTGAATGCAGCCTGCTGATAACGTGCTTTCAGAAGATCTTGTGCCGTTCCTGCGGCCATAGCGTGGTTTAAGGACTCTTTACTCATCGTCTACATACAACTCCAAATAACGGTCAAAAGCCGGATCACGAGCAACGTGACAGCCATCAAAAATATCGATATTGACATAATGATAAACGCATCGCCGCTATAAAAGTAATAACGCCTTCGTCTTTAGATATTCGGCTGTCTTTTAAACATTCCACAAGAATGACCATTAGCACTCACGAGTCAGCGGTATGCCCATACTCAGCCTATGGCAAGCCCCATACTCAACAGCAAATCCAGCCCGCAATTTCCCGGGCATCTCACGCAAACGAACCTGTTTCATTCAACTACGATAAGCGATATACGAAGCACTTGAGGCTTGCGCCGGCTATATCCATGACAGGAGCACCTGTTATACTTTTCTGGTCTTTTTTATCTTAGATTTGTCTCAAATCGCCCTCACTATACTTGACTCAATCAGTTGCACCCAACACCCTCCCGCCCGTGCTTGCCGGTCCGATTCTGCGCCGCCTGGAACCCACCCGTCTGTTGCTGTGGCTGGTCGGCAGCATGCCGATACCTTTTACGCTGCAGCTCACTCCTGCCGGTGAAACGCCCAGAAGTGTGGTGCTTGATGAGGCCAGTTGCCGCGTCATTCCCATCGGCCGCCATGCCTTTGTGCATTTGATTGATGTCTCTCTGTCGGAACCGCTCCCGCTGGACACTGTCATCGCCTATGATTTGATCGCCACGCTCGCCGATGGCGCTCAGGCGAATATTGCCCAGTGGGCGCCGCATCTGCTGCACGGCGGTGCGACCCAGCCTACCCTGGTGCTGCGCAGTCGCGCCGACGATATTCTCTTTGGCTCCTGCCGCAAGCCGCATCACCCCTCAGGCGATGGCCTTGCGCGTGCAGACGATCTGCTGGCCGGACATATCGGGCAGGCTGATGCGCGACCCGCCATGCTCATGCTATGTGGCGACCAGATTTACGCCGATGATGTAGCAGGACCCATGCTATCGGCCATCCACGCCCTGATTGCCCGACTCGGCCTGTATGGCGAGGTGCTGGAAGGCGCCGTCGTTGCCGATAGCGAAGCGCTTTACGCCCACCCTGCCGGCTACTATCGCCGCGAAGACCTGCTGCCCGCGTTCAAATCGAACGAGGCGTTGCGTGAGCGCTTCTTCGGCGGCGTGGAAAAGCCGATTTTCACCACTACCAGTGCGCACAATCACCTGGTTACACTGGCCGAAGTCATAGCCATGTATTTGCTGGTCTGGTCGCCGGTACCATGGCAAATCATCACCGAGTCACCCATGCCGGCGCTTAGCGCCGAGCATGCCCACCAATGGCGGCGAGAGGCCGGCATCCTGCAGGACTTCCGGCGCGATCTGCCCAAGGCCGCACGCCTGCTGGCGCATGTCCAGACCCTGATGATCTTTGATGATCATGACGTGACCGATGACTGGAATTTGTCAGCCAAATGGGCCTCCACGGCCTATGAACATCCCTTCTCCAGACGCATCGTCGGCAACGCGCTCATGGCCTACATGCTGTGCCAGGGCTGGGGGAACCGCCCCGACGTGTTCACAGCGGTGCTGGACGACATGAACGCGCTTACCGCCACGCCTGATCCAGAGCAGCGCCTGGATGCTGCTGCCCAGGACGCCCTGATTACGCGCCTGCTGTCATTCAGTCAATGGGACTACGTGCTGCGCACGCAGCCGACGGTGATCGTTCTCGATACGCGCACACGCCGCTGGCATAGCAGGCGATTACCCAGCCGCCCGTCCGGACTGATGGACTGGGAGTCGCTGACCGACCTTCAGCATGAATTGCTGGACGAAACCGCTGCCGTGATCGTCTCGCCCACGCCCATGTTTGGTGTCAAGCTGATTGAAGTCGTGCAACGAATCTGTACCTATGCGGGTCACGCGCTGACCGTTGATGCAGAAAACTGGATGACACACCGAGGTTCTGCCAGCGTCATGCTCAATATCTTTCGCCATTCGCGCACACCCGGAAATTACGTAATCCTGTCGGGTGACGTGCACTACTCCTTCGCGTACGATGTACAGGTCCGTGATAGTGATCGCGTGCCACACATCTGGCAGATCACCAGCAGCGGTATCAAGAATGAGTTTCCGCGGCGCCTGCTGAACTGGCTGGATCGCCTCAACCGCTGGCTTTATTCACCTCGCTCACCGCTGAACTGGTTCACCCAACGACGGCATCTGCAGATACAGCCACGCCTTCCGGATCAACGCAGCAGCGGCGAACGCCTATGGAATAGCGCGGGTATTGGCCAAATACTGCTTGACGCACAGGGCCGGCCCGCACGTATTCTGCAACACAACGCCAACGGTCAGCCTTCCACCGAGTTTCTCGCGCCAGAACAGGACGCGGCCACAAAGCCAATTGCAGCACAAACCGATACTGGTGAGTGATGCGCGCCGTCCTGCGCATACAATAGCCGGGCTGACGCGATACGCTCGGAGCAACACACAAGGCAATCCAGACGTCCCTGCCCGCTAAACTCAGTACTGTGCCAGAATATTGAATAAGGCCTGGCCGATTTGCGGCAAAAAGGTGATATCTTCCGAGACCGCCTTGCCATGTGAAAAGATTACAACCGTGATCGCGCTGTAGGCTTTGCAGTGCGCTGGTGGCAATACAAAGTGTGCGCTGTCGTGTCTGTTATAACTGGACAGTACATCGCCGGTCCAGCCATTCCATCCGGCCTTCGAATAATATTCCAGGTTTTCCGGCAAATGCTCCCCCAGGAACCCATTTACCTGCGCGTGCGGAAGCGCCCTGAAGTCCGGCGCAAGAGACCGTTTCAGATACTTAGCCGCATCCTTGCTAATGGATGTATCCTGGAACGTACCTGTGCATATCTCACTGAGCAAACGCGCCACAAAATCACTGCTAAGACAATTGTGATTGTTTTTGCCATTAAGCGTGGCAAATAGCCTTTCCCTGCCGTAGCGATCGTCGTCCATCAGTTTCTGGCATACATTGATACCCTGGGCCTGCGGCCAACCCAAACTATTAAAGAACCGATTCACCACCTGACGTCGCTCACACCACTGCTTCATTTCTGCTTCGGGCAACAGCGTATCCCCCGTGGTGCCCGACAACAAATCGATCACATAATTGGTTGCGTTATTGCTGGACCACAAAATCATATCAGTGATGGCGCGCTCCAGTTCATCATGAGGCGTGATCTTCCCCTCATGCAGCGCCGCCAGTACGGCCGCCAGATATGCAATCTTAACCACGCTGGCCGGATAGAACTGGCGTTGGCCCTGCCAGGAAAACCCTTCAGCTGCTGTGGCCCGCTCACCGGCAGTTGCTCGCGGAAACAAATGCAAGGTAATGCTCGAATCGGCGACGTCATGTGCCAACGGTGCAAATATCTGGCGGATAGACGACAGCAGGCGCTGTCCAATTTGACTGGATGTCTCTGTTTTTTTGTAATACATGAAAAGGTCCTAGATTTCTGCCAGTCGTATGCATCTGGCGCGTTGTGTGTCCGAAACGGATGTCAGGTCCGGATGGCTTTGCCGGCAACGATCCACCACGTAAGGACAGCGACTCGAGAACGCACAGCCTGCAATGATTTCATGCGGATCAGGCAATTCCCCCTCCAGGATCGCGGAAGGATTCCTGACTGAAGGATCGGCAATCGGAATGGCGGAAAGCAACGCGCGGGTATAGGGATGTCGGGGCTGGGAAAAGATATCTTCCTTGGTGCCCTCCTCTACAATTTCCCCAAGGTACATCACCAGCACTCGATCGCTCACACGCTTGACCACGTTCAGATCATGCGCAACGAACAGAAAAGCGACCTTCAGTTTTTGCCGGATCTCTTCGAATAAATTGATAATCTGTGCCTGGACCGACGCATCCAGCGCGGATACGGGTTCGTCCGCAATAATGAGTTCCGGATTAACGGCCAGCGCCCTGGCGATGGAGACGCGTTGACGCTGCCCGCCACTTAAGGCATGAGGAAACTTCTCTTTCAGTGATAGCGGCAAACCGACGATGCCAAGCAACCTGTCAACCTCTGCAGCCCGATCGACCTTGTTGCTCGCGGCCGCATGATGGGTAGCCAACGCCTCTTTGAGCACGCGGCCAATAGTGAATCTCGGATTCAGCGAAGAATACGGATCCTGAAATACCATCTGAATCCTGGTGCTACGCTCAAATCGGGAATATTTGTCCATTGATCTGCCGTCTGACCAGGTGACGGCCCCACTTGACGGTTTCTGCAATCCGATAATACATTTTCCCAGCGTGCTTTTACCACAGCCGGACTCCCCCACGACGCCAACAATCTCGCCTTGGTTCACATGCAGCGACACGCCTTTGAGGGCATGCAGAAAGCCCGCCTTTTTGCCCATGAGAAGATCTCCCAGACCACGGCGGCTACCAAAGCGCTTTTCCAGATTATCGACGGTCAATAAGGCCGGTGAATGTGACTCGCTTACCACAATGATTCCTCCTTGCGATGACAAGCGCATGCATGCGCCGAACTCACGTTTTCACTCTCCGGGCTCTCGATATGACATCGTTCGATCGCGAATTTGCAGCGTGGATGAAAACGGCAGCCTGCTGGAAAATGTCCGGCTGCGGGAGGCTCCCCGGCAATGGGCTCCAGTTTATGGTGAGGATCGACGTTCGCCGGCAGCGCATTGAGAAGTGCTCTCGTATAAGGGTGCCGAGGATTGGCAAAAATGTCGGCTACACTACCGCTTTCTACAATCTTCCCGGCATACATCACGGCCATATCATCACAATGCTGGGCAACGACACCAAGATCATGTGTAACCAACAATACCGACATCCCCACGCGCTCGCGCAGTTCATGAAGTAACCGCAACACCTGAGCCTGAATGGTGACATCCAGTGCCGTAGTGGGTTCGTCCGCGATAAGTAGCTCGGGCGCACAGGACAGTGCCATGGCGATCAACACCCGCTGACGCAGTCCGCCGCTCAATTCATGCGGCCAGGCATGGAACCGTCGCTCGGCAGAGGTAATGCCCACTTCCCGTAACAGCCCTACTACCTTTTCCCGAACCTGAGCTGAAGACAAACCGGTATGATTGCGTCGTACAATTTCCCCTACCTGATCGCCAACTCGCATCGTCGGATTCAGAGCAGTCATGGGGTCCTGAAAAATCATAGAAATCTTTCGCCCGCGAACCTGCGTCAACTGGCGGTCATCCATTGCTGCCAGATCCATGCCATCGAAAAGAATCTGCCCCTGTTCAATCACAAAGGGTGACCCGCCGAACAGGCGGATAATCGAACGGCAAGTGGTACTTTTTCCACAACCGGACTCGCCCACCAGGCCGAATACACGACCTTTTCTGACCTGGAACGTCACGCCCTCTATTGCCATTTGCGCGCGACCTGCTTGCCCAAAACCTGCATGCAGGTTTTCTACCTGAAGCACAGGAGCGAGTGCTACATTCATGATTTCACCCTGAGTTGATTATCAATCCCGTCACCCAGCAAGGAAAAGGTCACCCCGATATAGATAATCATGATGCCGGGAAACACGGAAATCCACCACGCATCGAATATGTAATTGCGTCCTTCTGCAATCATGACGCCAAGCTCTGGCGTGGGTGGTTGAATGCCCAGCCCCAGGAAACCCAGGGATGTAACAGCCAGAATGGTCAGAACAACGTCAGCCATCATAAATACAATGGCAGGTGTAATGACATTGGGGAGAATATGCAGAAATATAATCCGAAAATGACTGTAGCCCATGACCCTGGCCGACTGAACATATTCCGTGGTTTTGACCAGCAACACTTCCCCGCGCACGATTCTAGCGAAGGAAATCCAGACCACCAGCGTAAATGCCAGGTACATGTTCTGCGTGCTTGGCCCCAATGAGCCCACAATGGCAATCACCAGTACATAAAACGGAAACGCCCACACAATATCGACAACGCGCATAATCAGTGTGTCCAGCCAGCCACCGACATAACCGGAAATCAAACCGATCAGCGAACCGGTGACAAATGGAATCAGCACGCACACGGCAACAATTTCCAGATCTGTCTTAAGCGCTTCGATCGAGCGCCACAAGACCTGCCGGCCGAGGTCGTCGGTACCGAAAAGGTACTGCAGATTCGGACCCTGAAGGCTGCTGTCAAAATTGATCTCAGAAGTATCAATTTGGAATACGGTCGGTACTACATAGGCCACAAGAAGCAGGATCAGGAACAAAACAAGGCCGACCCACAAAGAGTAATTCTGCGCAAGCCGCCCGTTGCGCCATCTGCTTATTATCGTGCTCATGATAATTCCACCCGCGGATCAGCTGCGACATAGGCCAGATCCGCCGCCAGGTTGATCAGTACGACCAATACCGCAAACGTCACGGTTAATCCTTGCACCATGGGATAATCACGTGCGGCAATGGACGAAACCATCAGTCCGCCCAAGCCTGGCAAGGCAAATACAGCTTCGATCACCACTGTGCCGCCGATGACCCAACTGGTATGCACCCCCAGCACCGAAATGGTTGAGAGCAGCGAATTGCGAAATACATGACGCCGGAGAATCTGCATACGACTCATGCCTTTGGCATAGGCCGTGTCAATATAATCGGCATTGAGCACCGCGATAATTGAGCTCCTGAGAGAACGCACGGTCAATGCCGCAGTGCTCAAAGCAATTACCAGGGCGGGAAGAAACAACGAGTGTAGAAGCCCGAAAAAACCGCCGTTGAGACCGGACACCGGAAAGACGGGAATATACACCGCGAACACCAGCACCAGCAAAATGCCAAGCCAGAATGCCGGCATCGACATAAAACAGATAAACAGAAACTTGATCAGATTGTCTGTTGCCGAGTTCTTACGCAATGCAGCCAGAAAAGCAAGGGGAATAGTCAACACAATCGCAATGACCGTACTATAGGCAACAAGGGCCAGCGTCACCCACAAGCGATCGAAGATCAATGGGCCCACCGAAGTTCGAAAAGCGATCGAGGTACCAAAATCGCCTTTTAGACAGTCCAGTAGAAACTGAAAATACTGGACCAACAATGGTTTATCCAGACCCAGTTGATGTTGCAACTTGGCGATATCTTCGGCTGTGCCCCGGCTTCCCAGCAACAACGTTGCCGGGTCTCCTGGCATCACCCGTAAAAGCAGGAAGGCCAGAATCGTAATACCCAGTAAGACCGGGATCAACTGCACCAACCGCAAGACAATAAAACGCACTATCACGAGCTACCCCTTTTTTATCCTGGATTTGGCGCTTACTTCACCTTAACGTCCTCAATCCTGTAGTTGGACGTAGGGAGTACTTTGAATCCGTCGACATTGGATCGATAGGCATAAGGAACCCCTTGGTGATACAGAAAAATAAACGGTGCTTCCTTGTTCACGATGGCTTCAATTTCCTGGAACATTTTCCCGCGCTCAGCGCCCTCAGGCGTTTTCCGTTCTGCTGCATAAAGCTCGTTCACACGTTCGCTTTTCCAGTTCGTATGCAAGGCATTGGCCCGCTCCGGATTAACAGCAGTAAAGCCGATCAATTGATCCGGATCGATCGTATCGCTGGTCGTGAAAGTCAGCGACATCTCGTAATTGCCTGCTTTGGTCGTTGTAAACTGGGAACTGCTCTCGATGGTCTGCAGCTGAATCGTCACGCCGATCTTGCTCAGGGCATTCTGAATGACCAGACCCACCTGCCGGGAAGTCACATCGCCAGACGGAATAAGCAACGTTGCCTTGAAACCGTCCGCCAGTCCGGCCTCGGCAAGCAACTGTTTGGCCTTGGCCAAATCGAACGGGTACGGCTTTATATCCGTATTGTGATGCGCCATGACAGGCAAGGAAGATGCTGCCGGCTCCCCATTACCCTTTAAGACCCCCTGGATAATTGTTTGCTTATTAACGGCATAATTCAACGCCTGACGAACACGAATATCATCAAATGGCTTTTTGCTGGTATTTAATTGCACCAAATCCGTGCGAAACACTTTGGCCACGGCTGTCTTGATATTCGAATCCTTCTCCAGCATGGCGACCTGATTAAATGGGATGTCCATTGCCGCGTCCAGTTCACTGGCCTTCAATTTGAGAATGCGCGCATTATCGTCCCCGATAATTTCCAGCGAGGCCTGATCCACAGCGGGCTTTCCTTGCTGCCAATAATTGGGATTCTTATCCAGTGATACACGTTGACCTTTCTGCCAGGCGTTGAGCGAGAACGGACCGCTGCCTATCGGCGCATCGAAAAACGCCTCGCCTTTTTGTTCCAGTTGCGCTGCCGGCAATATGGACGCAGAAAACAGCGCCAGATTATTGAGCATCGGTGTAAAAGGCTCGTTCAGGCTAAGCTTAACAGTATTGTCGTCCACCTTCTCATAGCCTGTAATAGGTTTAAAGAAGCGGGCCCAACCGGATTTTTCTCCTGCCGCCCGCTTCAGTGAGAAGATGACATCGTCAGCGGTGACCGGCTTTCCGTCGCTGAATTTGGCGTTTTCTCTGAGATGAAAGGTATAAGTTTTACCGTCCGGGCTGATTTCCCATTTATCTGAAAGCCCCGGTTCGATCTTGGTCCCGTCCGCTGACGGCCTGACCAATTGATCATATATCAGCAGTTGGGTCCAGATGGATGGATTATCGCTGGATGCGATGGGGTCCAGCGTGAGTAAATCCTTTGCAATGCCTAGTCGGAACTGGTTGGCTGCTGCCTGACCGACATTGAGCGCACAGGCAACAACAACTCCGACTTTCAAAAGTGAATGAAATCTGATCATGACGGCTCTCCGGGTAACACACTTGAAAAATGGCAAATGGGAAGATCGAGCTTTATCTGAGTATTTTGCGGGCAAAGGGCATAGTATGCAATGGAAAAAAGTTATATCATCTATAACTCAAGCTCATAGCATGGGACACCAGTGAAGATCAGACATATCGAAATATTTCATGCCATACGCACGACCGGTTCAGTCAGTCGCGCGGCGCAATTGCTCAATATTTCCCAATCGGCGGTCAGCAAAACCCTGGGGCATGCTGAGTTGCAGCTTAAATTCAAACTTTTCGAGCGAGTCAAAGGGAGACTAAAACTGACACCTGAAGCGCAGTCGCTGGCGCCAGAAATTGAAAGGATGATGAATCAGCTGGAGCATATTCGGTCGCTGGCATCCAATATCCACCAGCATCCGGCCGGTTCACTCAAACTGGGCTGCCTGCCAAGCCTGGGCCTGCACCTAATGCCCCAGGCCGTGTCACTTATTAGGCAACGATATCCGGATATCAACATCGAAATCACCACGGGGCATGAATCGGAGCTGATCCGCAAATTGCGCTCGCGCGAGATCAATATCGCCTTTACGTTCAAGCCCGACGAATATCCGGATTGTTTATCCTCGACGATTGCCAAAGTGAACATGGTGCTGGCCGGACCACGCCGCGACCAGGTGAATGACCCTCGCCAGGCAGACTTCCGAAAGCTGATTACCTATTCTGCAGGAGATCCTGTTACCCGCATCATAGAAGCCATGGCTATCCCCTACCAATTTACCAACCAGGTAAAGGTAGAGACCTACTATGTCGCGGCGGCCATTGCCGAGTACGAAGACCGGCTTGCGATTGTGGACGAATTCACTGCCAAGTTTGTACTGAAAGATCAATCCCGATACATTTATTTCGACCCGCCCATCACACTTGATCTGGTAGTCATCTACCGGGAACAGGGTCCGCCAAGTACACTGGAAAAACAATTTATCGGTGGCGTACGCCGACTGGTCAGGCAGGAGCAGGCCAACGGCATACCAACGCGCTAAGTGGCAGGGATGATTCGGGCTCATTTCCCTTGCTGATCATCATGCCTCTTTTAGTCCGCCCCAAGCGCACCGAACCTGCGCGAGCACTTTGACGCCTGCTCCCGCCTTGCCGCCACCAGTCTGCTATAGTGCAATTTTTATGAATCAGTAGAGATTTTTCATGTGTTTCGGTGGACTCAGTTACGCATTTTGTGTTTCCGGAAAATCAGGTAATCCTTCGTTCGTAATCGCATCCAAGCCGGGCGACCCTGTTGATCAGGGGACCTGCTGTCGGCTTGCCAGACATGTTGACTGCGAAGTAACGTGGGCTCAATGGCAGCCAGATTCGAACACATACCAATTGAGGTATTTTGTGGCAAACGGGGAAATCGACTTCTGCGGACACGGAACTTTAGCGGCCGCAGCATGGTTATTCCAGCACCATCAATTACCATCGCCGATCTCGCTTCGCGTTCTGAACAGAATCATTTCAGTACAACAAAATGAGCCGGGATATTGGTCATATGAACAAGAGGCGTTTCCATTAGTAGACATAACGGAGAGCGAGGTTATCACCCATCTTCTCCACTCACTAGGACTCACCAATCCAGACTATTGCACAATAAACCAGGTGAAAGCCTATCGGTCGTCCGGGGCCGTCCGTGAAAAGCTGGTGATTGCATTCCCGGACAGAACTTATCTGGAAGCAATGCAAATTAACGGCCAATCGCGCGATCACATATGTGAAGCTTTAAATACCACTGGTATTTATGCCTTTTGTGATATTTCTGACCCGCAAGCTGCGAGCATAGCAGCACGACACTTTCCAATCTATTCGGGTGATAATGAAGATATGGCTACCGGAGCGATCGCCCCCACTGTGGCGAATCATATTTCAAAGAACAAGACACATTCGACGGTAAATATTTTTCAGGGTGGAAAACACGCACAACATTCACGTATTCTCGTTTCTACCGACCGCGTGAAAAACATCTGGCATGTCGGTGGCCAATGCCTGGCAACTGAGTACATCTCGCTACAACAGGCATTTTCCAATATCGAATAAGTCCATCTACAGTTCACACTATTCCGCCAGTACCATGACAGCCGACATATTAAACGGGCTGTTATCCGCTTGCCTCGACAACAAATAAATCCGCAATCAGCCCTTGACAAATTCATAACCGTGCGGTTATTATAAATAATACATAACCGAATAGCTATGAATAATTCTGCCCCACACCCTGACGATTTGCTGTTCCGCACGCTTGGCGACCCGACTCGCCGGGCGATTTTCGAACGACTTTGCCGCGACGGAGAGCAAACCGTCGCCGCCTTAACGGCACAAGCCGGTGTATCTCAGCCGGCCGTTTCAAAACACTTGGCACTTCTCAAGCAGGCAGGGCTGGTATCAGACCGCCATGAAGGCCGGCAGACGCATTACAGCGCAAGACGCAGTGCGCTGGCACCGCTGGTTGACTGGACCAGCAGAATGACCGGCTTCTGGGAAAGCCGGTTCGACGACCTTGAAACGCTTCTCCAAAGGATAGACCAATGACCACAACCACACCTGAAATACGTTCCGTTGTTGTAGAACGTGAGCTTGCTCACCCTCCTGAAAAGGTCTGGCGAGCGCTTACCGTACCTTATCTGATCGAAGAATGGCTGATGAAAAACGATTTTGCGCCCACCGTTGGCCATCGTTTTAAATTACAGGGCGACTGGGGCGGTGTGCTCGATTGCGAAGTTCTCACCATTGAGCAAAATCGAGTTTTGTCCTACACCTGGAATTTTCCTAATGACAATCCCGATTTTGATTTGAAAAGCGTCGTTACTTTTACGCTCACCCCAATCGCGACAGGTACGCATCTGCGTGTGGAGCAATCAGGTTTCCGGCCCGAACAGAAACAGGCGCTGGGTGGCGCGAAAGCCGGATGGCCACAGTTTCTTGGGAAACTGGAGCAAGTGCTGGCTCGGGACGAATAGCTGGCAAGGGTTTACCGCGTCCGCCGTGCGCCTGCCGGGCGCGCCTTTTCGACAAAATCGCCGTCCACATAAAACCACCGCCCGTCTTCACGTACAAAGCGACTCACCTCATGCAGACGGGCTGCGCGGCCATTCTGGCGGGACCGGGCAACAAACTCCACCGTGGCATGGTCATCGTCCTGCTGAGCATGGCCTCGCACATCCAGCCCCAGCCACTGGGTACCGGGTGCGTTGGGTTCCAGAGATGCAGGACGGGTACTTCTATGCCAGGTTTCCAGCAGATAGTCGAGCTCATCAAGGACGAAAGCGGCATAGCGGGAGCGCATCAGCGTTTGTGCGTCTGGCGCCTGCAGACGTTGGGTACCGTGATGCCAGCGCCCGCAACAAGCCTCGTAGCTTGATGGGGTGCCGCAAGGGCAAGGAGATTGGGGGGAGAAGGAAGAGGTTTTTTTCACAGGATACTGACCACAGTAATACTGGTAGAGAAATATACCGCCGTCTGGCAGGTGCATCGGTGGACTGCGCAATATGTTTAAACAGAGTATTCTTCCCTGCCCGAGTTATCATTGTCCGACACGAAATCCATTTCCCCTTGCCATGTCCACGAGACGACTTAGGTTGAAATATCACGTGACGATAAGTAACTCACAGCAATAGCAGTCTGCGTTTAACTACTGATGGGTCGCCACATCTTTCGTCGAGCTGACCTCTTCGGTTTGCTTCGCCATTACCTGCAACGCAATGTTCGCAGCTTTTCCCACGTGCTCAGCGCAAAGCCGCGACGCCAACTGCGCATCGCGGTTGCGAATTGCATCGATGATCTCCTGCAACTCATGGACCGTATCAGTCAGTCGTCCAGGCTGACCCATGGAAAGTCTGCGCAGAGAATTAATCCGGTTATTCAACCCGGTGAGTATCTCTTTTACTACCGGGTTGCCGCAAGCATTTAGCAAAACATTGTAAAACTCGTTCTTTGCATTCACGAGAGCTTTTTGGTCCGCAGCTCCCTGACATTGGGCTATCAGGGCAAGATTGGTTTGCAGAGCCGCAATGTCGCTCTCGGACGCGAACTGAGCGCACCCTGCTCCGGCCAGCGCTTCCAGTGCCTGTCGAACCGCGTAGATCGATTTAGCCTCATCA of the Advenella mimigardefordensis DPN7 genome contains:
- a CDS encoding serine hydrolase: MYYKKTETSSQIGQRLLSSIRQIFAPLAHDVADSSITLHLFPRATAGERATAAEGFSWQGQRQFYPASVVKIAYLAAVLAALHEGKITPHDELERAITDMILWSSNNATNYVIDLLSGTTGDTLLPEAEMKQWCERRQVVNRFFNSLGWPQAQGINVCQKLMDDDRYGRERLFATLNGKNNHNCLSSDFVARLLSEICTGTFQDTSISKDAAKYLKRSLAPDFRALPHAQVNGFLGEHLPENLEYYSKAGWNGWTGDVLSSYNRHDSAHFVLPPAHCKAYSAITVVIFSHGKAVSEDITFLPQIGQALFNILAQY
- a CDS encoding ABC transporter permease, which translates into the protein MIVRFIVLRLVQLIPVLLGITILAFLLLRVMPGDPATLLLGSRGTAEDIAKLQHQLGLDKPLLVQYFQFLLDCLKGDFGTSIAFRTSVGPLIFDRLWVTLALVAYSTVIAIVLTIPLAFLAALRKNSATDNLIKFLFICFMSMPAFWLGILLVLVFAVYIPVFPVSGLNGGFFGLLHSLFLPALVIALSTAALTVRSLRSSIIAVLNADYIDTAYAKGMSRMQILRRHVFRNSLLSTISVLGVHTSWVIGGTVVIEAVFALPGLGGLMVSSIAARDYPMVQGLTVTFAVLVVLINLAADLAYVAADPRVELS
- a CDS encoding ABC transporter permease; amino-acid sequence: MSTIISRWRNGRLAQNYSLWVGLVLFLILLLVAYVVPTVFQIDTSEINFDSSLQGPNLQYLFGTDDLGRQVLWRSIEALKTDLEIVAVCVLIPFVTGSLIGLISGYVGGWLDTLIMRVVDIVWAFPFYVLVIAIVGSLGPSTQNMYLAFTLVVWISFARIVRGEVLLVKTTEYVQSARVMGYSHFRIIFLHILPNVITPAIVFMMADVVLTILAVTSLGFLGLGIQPPTPELGVMIAEGRNYIFDAWWISVFPGIMIIYIGVTFSLLGDGIDNQLRVKS
- a CDS encoding ABC transporter substrate-binding protein, translated to MIRFHSLLKVGVVVACALNVGQAAANQFRLGIAKDLLTLDPIASSDNPSIWTQLLIYDQLVRPSADGTKIEPGLSDKWEISPDGKTYTFHLRENAKFSDGKPVTADDVIFSLKRAAGEKSGWARFFKPITGYEKVDDNTVKLSLNEPFTPMLNNLALFSASILPAAQLEQKGEAFFDAPIGSGPFSLNAWQKGQRVSLDKNPNYWQQGKPAVDQASLEIIGDDNARILKLKASELDAAMDIPFNQVAMLEKDSNIKTAVAKVFRTDLVQLNTSKKPFDDIRVRQALNYAVNKQTIIQGVLKGNGEPAASSLPVMAHHNTDIKPYPFDLAKAKQLLAEAGLADGFKATLLIPSGDVTSRQVGLVIQNALSKIGVTIQLQTIESSSQFTTTKAGNYEMSLTFTTSDTIDPDQLIGFTAVNPERANALHTNWKSERVNELYAAERKTPEGAERGKMFQEIEAIVNKEAPFIFLYHQGVPYAYRSNVDGFKVLPTSNYRIEDVKVK
- a CDS encoding ABC transporter ATP-binding protein; amino-acid sequence: MNVALAPVLQVENLHAGFGQAGRAQMAIEGVTFQVRKGRVFGLVGESGCGKSTTCRSIIRLFGGSPFVIEQGQILFDGMDLAAMDDRQLTQVRGRKISMIFQDPMTALNPTMRVGDQVGEIVRRNHTGLSSAQVREKVVGLLREVGITSAERRFHAWPHELSGGLRQRVLIAMALSCAPELLIADEPTTALDVTIQAQVLRLLHELRERVGMSVLLVTHDLGVVAQHCDDMAVMYAGKIVESGSVADIFANPRHPYTRALLNALPANVDPHHKLEPIAGEPPAAGHFPAGCRFHPRCKFAIERCHIESPESENVSSAHACACHRKEESLW
- a CDS encoding alkaline phosphatase D family protein; the protein is MLAGPILRRLEPTRLLLWLVGSMPIPFTLQLTPAGETPRSVVLDEASCRVIPIGRHAFVHLIDVSLSEPLPLDTVIAYDLIATLADGAQANIAQWAPHLLHGGATQPTLVLRSRADDILFGSCRKPHHPSGDGLARADDLLAGHIGQADARPAMLMLCGDQIYADDVAGPMLSAIHALIARLGLYGEVLEGAVVADSEALYAHPAGYYRREDLLPAFKSNEALRERFFGGVEKPIFTTTSAHNHLVTLAEVIAMYLLVWSPVPWQIITESPMPALSAEHAHQWRREAGILQDFRRDLPKAARLLAHVQTLMIFDDHDVTDDWNLSAKWASTAYEHPFSRRIVGNALMAYMLCQGWGNRPDVFTAVLDDMNALTATPDPEQRLDAAAQDALITRLLSFSQWDYVLRTQPTVIVLDTRTRRWHSRRLPSRPSGLMDWESLTDLQHELLDETAAVIVSPTPMFGVKLIEVVQRICTYAGHALTVDAENWMTHRGSASVMLNIFRHSRTPGNYVILSGDVHYSFAYDVQVRDSDRVPHIWQITSSGIKNEFPRRLLNWLDRLNRWLYSPRSPLNWFTQRRHLQIQPRLPDQRSSGERLWNSAGIGQILLDAQGRPARILQHNANGQPSTEFLAPEQDAATKPIAAQTDTGE
- a CDS encoding ABC transporter ATP-binding protein, with protein sequence MVSESHSPALLTVDNLEKRFGSRRGLGDLLMGKKAGFLHALKGVSLHVNQGEIVGVVGESGCGKSTLGKCIIGLQKPSSGAVTWSDGRSMDKYSRFERSTRIQMVFQDPYSSLNPRFTIGRVLKEALATHHAAASNKVDRAAEVDRLLGIVGLPLSLKEKFPHALSGGQRQRVSIARALAVNPELIIADEPVSALDASVQAQIINLFEEIRQKLKVAFLFVAHDLNVVKRVSDRVLVMYLGEIVEEGTKEDIFSQPRHPYTRALLSAIPIADPSVRNPSAILEGELPDPHEIIAGCAFSSRCPYVVDRCRQSHPDLTSVSDTQRARCIRLAEI